The following proteins come from a genomic window of Chryseobacterium glaciei:
- a CDS encoding alpha/beta fold hydrolase encodes MKYFKNAVAVIMLSIAPALLFSQVKPLDADLTNYQYPYEAHFINLKSQNNDLKMAYMDVKPKISNGKVIMLLHGKNFNGAYWKQTAKDLSDKGFRVIIPDQIGFGKSSKPQSYQFSFSQLAENTKAILDELKIDKTIVLGHSMGGMVATRFTLLYPEKVQKLILENPIGLEDYKTFAGYQTIDQAYQSELKNTAETYKNYQLKFYYDNKWKTEYQPWLDLIAGWTFHSDYPKVAWDAALTSDMIYNQPVCYEFKNIKTPTLLIIGTRDRTAIGKDRAPKELQPKMGQYQELGKKTQQQIEGSKLVEIENVGHLPHIEVYDKFWNALYDFIM; translated from the coding sequence ATGAAATATTTTAAAAATGCTGTTGCGGTTATTATGTTATCGATTGCGCCTGCTTTACTATTTTCACAGGTAAAACCTTTGGATGCAGATCTTACGAATTATCAATATCCTTATGAAGCTCATTTCATCAATTTAAAATCTCAAAATAACGATTTGAAAATGGCTTATATGGATGTAAAGCCAAAAATTTCAAACGGAAAAGTAATAATGCTCCTTCATGGTAAAAATTTCAATGGAGCTTATTGGAAACAGACGGCAAAAGATCTTTCAGATAAAGGTTTCAGAGTCATTATTCCGGATCAGATTGGATTTGGAAAGTCTTCAAAACCTCAAAGTTATCAGTTCTCTTTTTCTCAATTGGCGGAAAATACAAAAGCAATTTTGGATGAATTGAAGATTGATAAAACAATTGTTTTAGGTCACTCAATGGGTGGAATGGTTGCCACGAGATTTACATTGCTTTATCCTGAAAAAGTTCAAAAATTAATTCTTGAAAATCCAATCGGGCTTGAAGATTATAAAACTTTTGCAGGTTATCAGACGATAGATCAGGCATATCAATCAGAGTTAAAAAATACGGCGGAAACGTATAAAAATTATCAGTTAAAATTTTATTATGACAATAAATGGAAAACAGAATATCAGCCTTGGCTTGATTTGATCGCAGGCTGGACTTTCCATTCCGATTATCCAAAAGTAGCTTGGGATGCAGCTTTAACTTCAGACATGATTTACAATCAACCTGTTTGCTATGAGTTTAAAAATATTAAAACTCCAACTTTATTAATTATCGGAACAAGAGACAGAACGGCGATAGGAAAGGATAGAGCACCTAAAGAATTACAGCCAAAAATGGGGCAGTATCAGGAATTAGGAAAAAAGACCCAACAACAAATTGAAGGTTCAAAATTAGTTGAAATTGAAAATGTTGGCCATCTTCCGCATATTGAAGTTTATGATAAATTCTGGAATGCTTTGTATGATTTTATTATGTAA
- a CDS encoding DUF418 domain-containing protein, which yields MNDNSPILQNQRIPIIDILRGWALFSVVIMNYCTIYTWNNHSIQTETDTVTSLIENILEVILGSKGWTLLAILFGFGFSILLRKISSSGQPTNLFFIKRMLWLFVFAFINTLFFGGDILNDYAFMGLVLLLFYNFDTKTLFILGITILLLTPFLQSFLGRHHLLFAPKDRDLFYEFYDKNTFLDHIKANLIMRYKWFLRLSYSIILHLIQLGCFLIGAALHRSNFFSKINNSPKLLKKIFWISLSFSIVLFFTQILIEKYEWEFNTYYNLFYPEILFIMTFITTGIIWMYNAGKAKRTFSALQVIGKMTLTNYITQNIIAFFLLIFLKVDWPLYWYVVIAIFVFILQIFFSKWWLKKYNYGLLEWLWRCLSYGKVFSLKK from the coding sequence ATGAATGACAATAGTCCTATCTTACAAAATCAGCGAATTCCCATTATCGATATTTTAAGAGGCTGGGCGTTATTTAGCGTTGTCATCATGAATTATTGCACGATATACACCTGGAATAACCATTCAATACAAACAGAAACTGACACCGTAACTTCTCTCATAGAAAATATTTTGGAAGTTATTTTAGGTTCGAAAGGTTGGACCTTACTCGCCATATTATTTGGTTTCGGTTTTTCAATATTATTAAGAAAGATAAGCTCCAGCGGGCAACCGACAAATTTATTTTTCATTAAACGTATGCTGTGGTTATTTGTTTTTGCCTTTATTAATACACTCTTTTTCGGAGGTGATATTCTCAACGATTACGCCTTCATGGGATTAGTATTACTGCTTTTCTACAACTTTGATACAAAGACTCTATTTATTCTTGGAATAACGATCTTATTATTAACTCCATTTTTACAATCTTTTTTAGGTAGGCATCATTTATTATTTGCTCCAAAAGACCGTGATCTGTTTTATGAATTTTACGACAAGAATACTTTTTTAGATCATATCAAAGCCAACCTTATTATGAGATATAAATGGTTTTTGCGCTTAAGCTATTCTATTATACTACATTTGATACAATTAGGTTGTTTCTTAATAGGTGCTGCTTTACACCGCAGCAATTTTTTCTCAAAAATAAATAACAGTCCAAAACTTTTAAAGAAGATATTTTGGATCAGCTTAAGCTTTTCAATTGTTCTGTTTTTCACTCAAATCTTAATCGAAAAATATGAATGGGAATTCAATACTTATTACAATCTATTTTATCCTGAAATACTTTTTATTATGACATTTATAACCACCGGAATTATCTGGATGTATAATGCCGGCAAGGCTAAAAGGACTTTCTCGGCATTACAGGTTATAGGTAAAATGACCCTTACCAACTATATCACCCAAAACATCATTGCATTTTTTCTGCTTATCTTTTTAAAAGTAGATTGGCCATTATACTGGTATGTAGTGATAGCCATTTTCGTCTTTATTTTACAGATTTTCTTCAGCAAATGGTGGCTGAAAAAATATAATTACGGATTATTAGAATGGCTTTGGCGTTGCTTAAGCTATGGAAAAGTCTTTTCATTAAAAAAATAA
- a CDS encoding EamA family transporter yields the protein MKKKNILKGVLFVGIGASIYGMLATFVKMAYHDGYTTSEVTTSQFVLGLLGLLILNFIQTITSKQKLSTPSGKEIKMLMLAGTSLGCTSLFYYIAVQYIAVSIAIVLLMQSVWFSVVVESFLTKKLPNARKIVSVVIVLLGTILATNLINMDIELDWHGIFWGLLAAASYTLTMFTSNTLATHLPVLRKSIVMLSGGSIVIFAFLFFAQIGPMYSDGLKSIYLNFTENTQHIHSFDYSILWTYGFALAIFGTIIPPILFNIGFPNAGLGLGSIVSSLELPVSVTMAYVLLGEKVELIQWMGIILILFAIVLMNLPSKKGFIVAEVS from the coding sequence ATGAAGAAGAAAAATATACTAAAAGGAGTTTTATTTGTCGGGATCGGGGCCAGTATATATGGTATGTTGGCAACATTTGTTAAAATGGCTTATCATGACGGATACACGACTTCGGAGGTTACTACGTCGCAGTTCGTGTTGGGATTGTTGGGATTATTGATTTTGAATTTTATCCAAACAATAACATCCAAACAAAAACTATCAACACCAAGTGGTAAAGAAATCAAAATGCTAATGTTAGCTGGTACTTCTTTGGGTTGTACAAGTTTGTTTTATTATATCGCAGTTCAGTATATCGCCGTTTCTATTGCAATTGTATTGTTGATGCAGTCTGTTTGGTTCAGCGTAGTTGTTGAAAGTTTCTTAACTAAAAAACTACCGAACGCCAGAAAAATAGTATCCGTTGTCATCGTTTTATTAGGAACGATATTGGCGACAAACCTTATCAATATGGACATTGAGCTAGACTGGCACGGAATCTTCTGGGGATTATTAGCGGCGGCATCTTATACATTAACAATGTTTACATCCAATACTTTAGCTACTCATTTACCTGTTTTGAGAAAAAGTATTGTGATGCTTTCAGGTGGTTCAATTGTGATCTTTGCATTCTTGTTTTTTGCTCAGATTGGACCAATGTATTCTGATGGTTTAAAATCAATTTATTTAAATTTTACAGAAAATACACAACATATTCACTCATTTGATTACTCCATTTTATGGACGTATGGCTTTGCTCTAGCTATTTTTGGAACGATTATTCCTCCGATTTTATTTAATATAGGTTTCCCGAATGCGGGATTAGGTTTAGGAAGTATTGTTTCATCATTAGAGCTTCCGGTTTCTGTAACAATGGCTTACGTTCTGTTAGGCGAAAAAGTTGAATTGATTCAGTGGATGGGAATTATATTAATTCTTTTCGCTATTGTTTTAATGAACTTACCTTCCAAAAAAGGATTTATTGTTGCGGAAGTATCATAA